A section of the Terriglobales bacterium genome encodes:
- a CDS encoding septum formation initiator family protein, with product MEQIGDRLYRWRRKLASAGVGLLACLLAYHVVFGANGMMAWEQKRAEYRQLQQQIEDLQKQNQRLTEHIQALKSDPAAIEKEAREQLRYVRPGEVIYVVPPAKARTQPPAPASPPPSATAQRRP from the coding sequence GTGGAACAGATCGGCGATCGGCTGTACCGCTGGCGGCGCAAGCTGGCCAGCGCGGGGGTGGGGTTGCTCGCCTGCCTGCTCGCCTACCACGTGGTCTTCGGCGCCAACGGCATGATGGCCTGGGAGCAGAAGCGGGCGGAGTACCGGCAGTTGCAGCAGCAGATCGAAGACCTGCAGAAGCAGAACCAGCGGCTCACCGAGCACATTCAGGCGCTGAAATCCGATCCCGCGGCCATCGAAAAAGAGGCCCGCGAGCAGTTGCGCTACGTCCGCCCCGGCGAAGTCATCTATGTCGTGCCCCCGGCCAAGGCGCGCACCCAGCCCCCGGCTCCCGCATCCCCTCCTCCCTCCGCCACGGCGCAACGCCGGCCGTAG
- a CDS encoding thiazole synthase, which yields MDKFIIANHEFRSRLIVGTGKYKSGQETARAIEASGAEMVTVAVRRVNLDRSKESLLDFIDPKRYFLLPNTAGCYTAEEAVRTARLGREVGLSDWIKVEVIGDPKTLFPDVAATVEATRLLVKEGFTVLPYTSDDVVVARRLVDAGASAVMPLGAPIGSGLGIQNPASLRILREMIAEVPLIVDAGVGTASDAAIALELGYDGVLMNTGIAGADDPVLMAEAMKNAVLAGRQAYLAGRMPRKLYATASSPLAGVVR from the coding sequence ATGGACAAGTTCATCATTGCGAATCATGAGTTCCGCTCGCGGCTGATCGTGGGCACGGGCAAGTACAAGAGCGGGCAGGAGACGGCGAGGGCCATCGAGGCTTCAGGCGCCGAGATGGTCACGGTGGCGGTGCGTCGCGTCAACCTCGACCGCAGCAAGGAGTCGCTGCTCGACTTCATCGACCCCAAGCGCTACTTCCTGCTGCCCAACACCGCCGGCTGCTATACCGCCGAGGAAGCCGTGCGCACCGCCCGCCTGGGCCGCGAGGTCGGGCTCTCCGACTGGATCAAGGTCGAGGTCATCGGCGACCCGAAGACCCTCTTCCCCGACGTGGCCGCCACCGTCGAGGCCACGCGCCTCCTGGTGAAGGAGGGCTTCACCGTCCTGCCCTACACCTCGGACGACGTGGTGGTGGCCCGCCGTCTGGTCGACGCTGGCGCAAGCGCGGTGATGCCTCTCGGAGCGCCCATCGGAAGCGGCCTGGGCATCCAGAATCCCGCCAGCCTGCGCATCCTGCGGGAGATGATCGCGGAGGTGCCGCTGATCGTGGACGCCGGCGTGGGCACGGCCTCCGACGCCGCCATCGCGCTGGAGCTGGGCTACGACGGAGTGCTCATGAACACCGGCATCGCCGGCGCCGACGACCCCGTCCTCATGGCCGAGGCCATGAAGAACGCGGTCCTGGCCGGACGCCAGGCCTACCTTGCCGGACGCATGCCCAGGAAGCTCTACGCTACGGCCAGCTCCCCGCTGGCAGGCGTGGTGCGCTGA